One genomic segment of Anticarsia gemmatalis isolate Benzon Research Colony breed Stoneville strain chromosome Z, ilAntGemm2 primary, whole genome shotgun sequence includes these proteins:
- the LOC142986232 gene encoding uncharacterized protein LOC142986232 isoform X1 produces the protein MWPYELNNPPVAPPLNESDEMGRNSQFPATPPISPRDILQPREGADNDPPGQQQSPVDLLVLKSIQTYAAVQRTTAVRQLRCECSERTECFQYLKGKMPIRSRHLQVFCEVFALRTPRAMQSTSCSRPPMSQLLWPNRPNRRAQPRSTSRSPSPNLTNEDTASQSSDESSSDEQETRRNVAIYPESLENVSCSPKKLEPSFPRRRLRSIQNMPQASLSAQQVANRVIKYARSVKNTYEEDLCCIDCGLFPTRPVTGLCGHTRCTKCAKEKNTCPCGSNIREPLCVNIVVRDIIESKIAVTSVIRTAKTITPSRPSHPVTSAVNKTLNGRGSSSGPIRTKRKTRPCTVAPFSGPYRQQIPMSARARFAYALELLQSGKHRDAAPQLALAGASAHSELRVARKLLAQVIMILSPNHNPRALTRELNHLVRHLSSMSWVKIADMECVLCCDTYTQPVTTPCGHMFCRTCLEKTLDYKKRCPLCLRDLGDLKLTEVNDTKFVKGALASINALNEPMPMEEDGLVPIFVCTVAYPSVPCPLFIFDPRYWLMIRRVLESGSRRFGMVACDRDKKYADYGTILEVRDCVHLEDGRSILSTIGLSRFRVIERSVRDGCEVARIQPINDTRPEDSMAIDVLKMYETQIMLKAILWLSHLSGKILTDIENAFGCLDRIRLEDDNNEWWDTADGPAWLWWLVAVLPLRTEIKVLILSTESLEKRMMAVSRTLEAVENVTLTTTLPSQYQIRVDVPSVM, from the exons ATGGGACGAAACTCCCAGTTTCCGGCGACTCCGCCGATATCTCCCAGAGACATATTACAGCCGCGCgaa GGCGCTGATAATGATCCACCTGGACAGCAACAGTCGCCCGTCGACCTTTTGGTGTTGAAGTCGATCCAGACATAC GCAGCAGTGCAGAGAACAACAGCAGTGCGTCAGTTAAGATGCGAATGTTCTGAG CGAACGGAGTGCTTCCAGTACCTAAAAGGGAAAATGCCAATACGTTCAAGACATTTGCAGGTATTTTGCGAA GTTTTCGCGCTGCGTACTCCCCGCGCAATGCAATCCACGAGTTGCTCGAGACCCCCGATGTCTCAGCTACTTTGGCCGAACAGGCCAAATCGCCGCGCCCAGCCTCGCTCTACTAGTCGTTCGCCATCACCCAACTTAACCAATGAGGATACTGCGTCGCAAAGTTCCGATGAATCTTCGTCGGATGAACAGGAAACCCGTAGGAATGTCGCTATTTACCCCGAATCCCTCGAGAATGTCAGTTGCAGCCCAAAGAAGCTGGAGCCCTCTTTCCCGAGGCGGCGACTTCGTTCCATTCAAAACATGCCTCAGGCGAGCCTCTCAGCTCAACAGGTTGCGAACAGAGTGATCAAGTACGCGCGCTCTGTAAAGAATACGTACGAGGAAGATTTGTGCTGCATCGACTGCGGCTTGTTTCCCACGCGTCCCGTGACCGGACTGTGTGGTCACACACGGTGCACTAA GTGCGCTAAAGAAAAGAACACTTGCCCGTGCGGCAGCAACATACGGGAGCCGCTATGCGTCAACATTGTGGTTCGGGACATTATCGAGAGCAAGATTGCAGTCACTTCCGTTATCAG GACTGCAAAAACAATAACGCCCAGCCGCCCGTCGCATCCCGTAACGTCTGCTGTCAATAAAACAC TAAATGGTCGCGGGTCGAGCTCCGGCCCCATTCGGACGAAGCGCAAGACCCGACCGTGCACCGTTGCGCCTTTCTCCGGTCCTTATCGGCAGCAAATTCCCATGTCTGCTCGG gCGCGGTTCGCTTACGCGCTGGAGTTGCTGCAGTCGGGCAAGCACCGAGACGCGGCCCCACAGCTGGCCCTGGCCGGCGCTTCGGCCCACTCAGAACTACGTGTAGCTCGCAAATTGCTCGCCCAG GTTATCATGATACTGAGCCCAAACCACAACCCGCGAGCTCTGACCCGTGAACTGAATCACCTGGTGCGCCACCTATCGTCCATGTCCTGGGTGAAGATAGCTGACATGGAGTGCGTTCTTTGCTGCGACACGTACACTCAGCCCGTAACCACGCCATGCGGACACATGTTCTGCCGCACCTGCCTCGAGAAGACACTGGATTACAAGAAACGCTGCCCACTGTGTCTCCGGGATCTTGGAGATTTAAAGCTTACTGAG GTGAATGATACAAAATTCGTAAAGGGAGCGCTGGCGTCGATCAACGCGCTTAACGAGCCGATGCCGATGGAGGAAGACGGGCTCGTACCGATATTCGTGTGCACCGTCGCCTATCCATC AGTTCCATGCCCCCTCTTCATATTTGACCCTCGCTATTGGCTGATGATTCGTCGTGTACTGGAGTCCGGCTCCCGCCGCTTCGGCATGGTCGCCTGCGACCGGGACAAGAAATACGCCGATTACGGCACC aTATTGGAAGTGCGTGACTGCGTGCACTTGGAAGATGGCAGATCTATTCTTTCTACCATTGGCCTGTCGCGTTTCAGAGTGATTGAACGAAGCGTTCGCGACGG GTGCGAAGTGGCTCGCATCCAGCCAATCAATGACACTCGACCAGAGGACAGCATGGCAATAGACGTGCTGAAGATGTACGAGACTCAGATCATGTTGAAAGCGATACTGTGGCTTAGTCACCTCAGTGGAAAAATTCTTACTGACATCGAAAACGCTTTCGGATGTCTCGATAGGATTCGCTTGGAGGACGACAACAATGAGTGGTGGGATACCGCTGACGGTCCCGCTTGGCTCTGGTGGCTAGTTGCCGTGCTGCCACTACGAACGGAGATTAAG gtACTGATCCTTTCTACGGAGAGCTTGGAGAAGCGTATGATGGCAGTGTCCCGCACTCTTGAGGCTGTGGAGAACGTCACTCTGACCACAACATTGCCCAGCCAATATCAAATACGAGTCGACGTGCCCAGCGTCATGTAA
- the LOC142986232 gene encoding uncharacterized protein LOC142986232 isoform X3 — MWPYELNNPPVAPPLNESDEMGRNSQFPATPPISPRDILQPREGADNDPPGQQQSPVDLLVLKSIQTYAAVQRTTAVRQLRCECSEVFALRTPRAMQSTSCSRPPMSQLLWPNRPNRRAQPRSTSRSPSPNLTNEDTASQSSDESSSDEQETRRNVAIYPESLENVSCSPKKLEPSFPRRRLRSIQNMPQASLSAQQVANRVIKYARSVKNTYEEDLCCIDCGLFPTRPVTGLCGHTRCTKCAKEKNTCPCGSNIREPLCVNIVVRDIIESKIAVTSVIRTAKTITPSRPSHPVTSAVNKTLNGRGSSSGPIRTKRKTRPCTVAPFSGPYRQQIPMSARARFAYALELLQSGKHRDAAPQLALAGASAHSELRVARKLLAQVIMILSPNHNPRALTRELNHLVRHLSSMSWVKIADMECVLCCDTYTQPVTTPCGHMFCRTCLEKTLDYKKRCPLCLRDLGDLKLTEVNDTKFVKGALASINALNEPMPMEEDGLVPIFVCTVAYPSVPCPLFIFDPRYWLMIRRVLESGSRRFGMVACDRDKKYADYGTILEVRDCVHLEDGRSILSTIGLSRFRVIERSVRDGCEVARIQPINDTRPEDSMAIDVLKMYETQIMLKAILWLSHLSGKILTDIENAFGCLDRIRLEDDNNEWWDTADGPAWLWWLVAVLPLRTEIKVLILSTESLEKRMMAVSRTLEAVENVTLTTTLPSQYQIRVDVPSVM, encoded by the exons ATGGGACGAAACTCCCAGTTTCCGGCGACTCCGCCGATATCTCCCAGAGACATATTACAGCCGCGCgaa GGCGCTGATAATGATCCACCTGGACAGCAACAGTCGCCCGTCGACCTTTTGGTGTTGAAGTCGATCCAGACATAC GCAGCAGTGCAGAGAACAACAGCAGTGCGTCAGTTAAGATGCGAATGTTCTGAG GTTTTCGCGCTGCGTACTCCCCGCGCAATGCAATCCACGAGTTGCTCGAGACCCCCGATGTCTCAGCTACTTTGGCCGAACAGGCCAAATCGCCGCGCCCAGCCTCGCTCTACTAGTCGTTCGCCATCACCCAACTTAACCAATGAGGATACTGCGTCGCAAAGTTCCGATGAATCTTCGTCGGATGAACAGGAAACCCGTAGGAATGTCGCTATTTACCCCGAATCCCTCGAGAATGTCAGTTGCAGCCCAAAGAAGCTGGAGCCCTCTTTCCCGAGGCGGCGACTTCGTTCCATTCAAAACATGCCTCAGGCGAGCCTCTCAGCTCAACAGGTTGCGAACAGAGTGATCAAGTACGCGCGCTCTGTAAAGAATACGTACGAGGAAGATTTGTGCTGCATCGACTGCGGCTTGTTTCCCACGCGTCCCGTGACCGGACTGTGTGGTCACACACGGTGCACTAA GTGCGCTAAAGAAAAGAACACTTGCCCGTGCGGCAGCAACATACGGGAGCCGCTATGCGTCAACATTGTGGTTCGGGACATTATCGAGAGCAAGATTGCAGTCACTTCCGTTATCAG GACTGCAAAAACAATAACGCCCAGCCGCCCGTCGCATCCCGTAACGTCTGCTGTCAATAAAACAC TAAATGGTCGCGGGTCGAGCTCCGGCCCCATTCGGACGAAGCGCAAGACCCGACCGTGCACCGTTGCGCCTTTCTCCGGTCCTTATCGGCAGCAAATTCCCATGTCTGCTCGG gCGCGGTTCGCTTACGCGCTGGAGTTGCTGCAGTCGGGCAAGCACCGAGACGCGGCCCCACAGCTGGCCCTGGCCGGCGCTTCGGCCCACTCAGAACTACGTGTAGCTCGCAAATTGCTCGCCCAG GTTATCATGATACTGAGCCCAAACCACAACCCGCGAGCTCTGACCCGTGAACTGAATCACCTGGTGCGCCACCTATCGTCCATGTCCTGGGTGAAGATAGCTGACATGGAGTGCGTTCTTTGCTGCGACACGTACACTCAGCCCGTAACCACGCCATGCGGACACATGTTCTGCCGCACCTGCCTCGAGAAGACACTGGATTACAAGAAACGCTGCCCACTGTGTCTCCGGGATCTTGGAGATTTAAAGCTTACTGAG GTGAATGATACAAAATTCGTAAAGGGAGCGCTGGCGTCGATCAACGCGCTTAACGAGCCGATGCCGATGGAGGAAGACGGGCTCGTACCGATATTCGTGTGCACCGTCGCCTATCCATC AGTTCCATGCCCCCTCTTCATATTTGACCCTCGCTATTGGCTGATGATTCGTCGTGTACTGGAGTCCGGCTCCCGCCGCTTCGGCATGGTCGCCTGCGACCGGGACAAGAAATACGCCGATTACGGCACC aTATTGGAAGTGCGTGACTGCGTGCACTTGGAAGATGGCAGATCTATTCTTTCTACCATTGGCCTGTCGCGTTTCAGAGTGATTGAACGAAGCGTTCGCGACGG GTGCGAAGTGGCTCGCATCCAGCCAATCAATGACACTCGACCAGAGGACAGCATGGCAATAGACGTGCTGAAGATGTACGAGACTCAGATCATGTTGAAAGCGATACTGTGGCTTAGTCACCTCAGTGGAAAAATTCTTACTGACATCGAAAACGCTTTCGGATGTCTCGATAGGATTCGCTTGGAGGACGACAACAATGAGTGGTGGGATACCGCTGACGGTCCCGCTTGGCTCTGGTGGCTAGTTGCCGTGCTGCCACTACGAACGGAGATTAAG gtACTGATCCTTTCTACGGAGAGCTTGGAGAAGCGTATGATGGCAGTGTCCCGCACTCTTGAGGCTGTGGAGAACGTCACTCTGACCACAACATTGCCCAGCCAATATCAAATACGAGTCGACGTGCCCAGCGTCATGTAA
- the LOC142986232 gene encoding uncharacterized protein LOC142986232 isoform X4 — MWPYELNNPPVAPPLNESDEMGRNSQFPATPPISPRDILQPREGADNDPPGQQQSPVDLLVLKSIQTYVFALRTPRAMQSTSCSRPPMSQLLWPNRPNRRAQPRSTSRSPSPNLTNEDTASQSSDESSSDEQETRRNVAIYPESLENVSCSPKKLEPSFPRRRLRSIQNMPQASLSAQQVANRVIKYARSVKNTYEEDLCCIDCGLFPTRPVTGLCGHTRCTKCAKEKNTCPCGSNIREPLCVNIVVRDIIESKIAVTSVIRTAKTITPSRPSHPVTSAVNKTLNGRGSSSGPIRTKRKTRPCTVAPFSGPYRQQIPMSARARFAYALELLQSGKHRDAAPQLALAGASAHSELRVARKLLAQVIMILSPNHNPRALTRELNHLVRHLSSMSWVKIADMECVLCCDTYTQPVTTPCGHMFCRTCLEKTLDYKKRCPLCLRDLGDLKLTEVNDTKFVKGALASINALNEPMPMEEDGLVPIFVCTVAYPSVPCPLFIFDPRYWLMIRRVLESGSRRFGMVACDRDKKYADYGTILEVRDCVHLEDGRSILSTIGLSRFRVIERSVRDGCEVARIQPINDTRPEDSMAIDVLKMYETQIMLKAILWLSHLSGKILTDIENAFGCLDRIRLEDDNNEWWDTADGPAWLWWLVAVLPLRTEIKVLILSTESLEKRMMAVSRTLEAVENVTLTTTLPSQYQIRVDVPSVM, encoded by the exons ATGGGACGAAACTCCCAGTTTCCGGCGACTCCGCCGATATCTCCCAGAGACATATTACAGCCGCGCgaa GGCGCTGATAATGATCCACCTGGACAGCAACAGTCGCCCGTCGACCTTTTGGTGTTGAAGTCGATCCAGACATAC GTTTTCGCGCTGCGTACTCCCCGCGCAATGCAATCCACGAGTTGCTCGAGACCCCCGATGTCTCAGCTACTTTGGCCGAACAGGCCAAATCGCCGCGCCCAGCCTCGCTCTACTAGTCGTTCGCCATCACCCAACTTAACCAATGAGGATACTGCGTCGCAAAGTTCCGATGAATCTTCGTCGGATGAACAGGAAACCCGTAGGAATGTCGCTATTTACCCCGAATCCCTCGAGAATGTCAGTTGCAGCCCAAAGAAGCTGGAGCCCTCTTTCCCGAGGCGGCGACTTCGTTCCATTCAAAACATGCCTCAGGCGAGCCTCTCAGCTCAACAGGTTGCGAACAGAGTGATCAAGTACGCGCGCTCTGTAAAGAATACGTACGAGGAAGATTTGTGCTGCATCGACTGCGGCTTGTTTCCCACGCGTCCCGTGACCGGACTGTGTGGTCACACACGGTGCACTAA GTGCGCTAAAGAAAAGAACACTTGCCCGTGCGGCAGCAACATACGGGAGCCGCTATGCGTCAACATTGTGGTTCGGGACATTATCGAGAGCAAGATTGCAGTCACTTCCGTTATCAG GACTGCAAAAACAATAACGCCCAGCCGCCCGTCGCATCCCGTAACGTCTGCTGTCAATAAAACAC TAAATGGTCGCGGGTCGAGCTCCGGCCCCATTCGGACGAAGCGCAAGACCCGACCGTGCACCGTTGCGCCTTTCTCCGGTCCTTATCGGCAGCAAATTCCCATGTCTGCTCGG gCGCGGTTCGCTTACGCGCTGGAGTTGCTGCAGTCGGGCAAGCACCGAGACGCGGCCCCACAGCTGGCCCTGGCCGGCGCTTCGGCCCACTCAGAACTACGTGTAGCTCGCAAATTGCTCGCCCAG GTTATCATGATACTGAGCCCAAACCACAACCCGCGAGCTCTGACCCGTGAACTGAATCACCTGGTGCGCCACCTATCGTCCATGTCCTGGGTGAAGATAGCTGACATGGAGTGCGTTCTTTGCTGCGACACGTACACTCAGCCCGTAACCACGCCATGCGGACACATGTTCTGCCGCACCTGCCTCGAGAAGACACTGGATTACAAGAAACGCTGCCCACTGTGTCTCCGGGATCTTGGAGATTTAAAGCTTACTGAG GTGAATGATACAAAATTCGTAAAGGGAGCGCTGGCGTCGATCAACGCGCTTAACGAGCCGATGCCGATGGAGGAAGACGGGCTCGTACCGATATTCGTGTGCACCGTCGCCTATCCATC AGTTCCATGCCCCCTCTTCATATTTGACCCTCGCTATTGGCTGATGATTCGTCGTGTACTGGAGTCCGGCTCCCGCCGCTTCGGCATGGTCGCCTGCGACCGGGACAAGAAATACGCCGATTACGGCACC aTATTGGAAGTGCGTGACTGCGTGCACTTGGAAGATGGCAGATCTATTCTTTCTACCATTGGCCTGTCGCGTTTCAGAGTGATTGAACGAAGCGTTCGCGACGG GTGCGAAGTGGCTCGCATCCAGCCAATCAATGACACTCGACCAGAGGACAGCATGGCAATAGACGTGCTGAAGATGTACGAGACTCAGATCATGTTGAAAGCGATACTGTGGCTTAGTCACCTCAGTGGAAAAATTCTTACTGACATCGAAAACGCTTTCGGATGTCTCGATAGGATTCGCTTGGAGGACGACAACAATGAGTGGTGGGATACCGCTGACGGTCCCGCTTGGCTCTGGTGGCTAGTTGCCGTGCTGCCACTACGAACGGAGATTAAG gtACTGATCCTTTCTACGGAGAGCTTGGAGAAGCGTATGATGGCAGTGTCCCGCACTCTTGAGGCTGTGGAGAACGTCACTCTGACCACAACATTGCCCAGCCAATATCAAATACGAGTCGACGTGCCCAGCGTCATGTAA
- the LOC142986232 gene encoding uncharacterized protein LOC142986232 isoform X2 yields MWPYELNNPPVAPPLNESDEMGRNSQFPATPPISPRDILQPREGADNDPPGQQQSPVDLLVLKSIQTYRTECFQYLKGKMPIRSRHLQVFCEVFALRTPRAMQSTSCSRPPMSQLLWPNRPNRRAQPRSTSRSPSPNLTNEDTASQSSDESSSDEQETRRNVAIYPESLENVSCSPKKLEPSFPRRRLRSIQNMPQASLSAQQVANRVIKYARSVKNTYEEDLCCIDCGLFPTRPVTGLCGHTRCTKCAKEKNTCPCGSNIREPLCVNIVVRDIIESKIAVTSVIRTAKTITPSRPSHPVTSAVNKTLNGRGSSSGPIRTKRKTRPCTVAPFSGPYRQQIPMSARARFAYALELLQSGKHRDAAPQLALAGASAHSELRVARKLLAQVIMILSPNHNPRALTRELNHLVRHLSSMSWVKIADMECVLCCDTYTQPVTTPCGHMFCRTCLEKTLDYKKRCPLCLRDLGDLKLTEVNDTKFVKGALASINALNEPMPMEEDGLVPIFVCTVAYPSVPCPLFIFDPRYWLMIRRVLESGSRRFGMVACDRDKKYADYGTILEVRDCVHLEDGRSILSTIGLSRFRVIERSVRDGCEVARIQPINDTRPEDSMAIDVLKMYETQIMLKAILWLSHLSGKILTDIENAFGCLDRIRLEDDNNEWWDTADGPAWLWWLVAVLPLRTEIKVLILSTESLEKRMMAVSRTLEAVENVTLTTTLPSQYQIRVDVPSVM; encoded by the exons ATGGGACGAAACTCCCAGTTTCCGGCGACTCCGCCGATATCTCCCAGAGACATATTACAGCCGCGCgaa GGCGCTGATAATGATCCACCTGGACAGCAACAGTCGCCCGTCGACCTTTTGGTGTTGAAGTCGATCCAGACATAC CGAACGGAGTGCTTCCAGTACCTAAAAGGGAAAATGCCAATACGTTCAAGACATTTGCAGGTATTTTGCGAA GTTTTCGCGCTGCGTACTCCCCGCGCAATGCAATCCACGAGTTGCTCGAGACCCCCGATGTCTCAGCTACTTTGGCCGAACAGGCCAAATCGCCGCGCCCAGCCTCGCTCTACTAGTCGTTCGCCATCACCCAACTTAACCAATGAGGATACTGCGTCGCAAAGTTCCGATGAATCTTCGTCGGATGAACAGGAAACCCGTAGGAATGTCGCTATTTACCCCGAATCCCTCGAGAATGTCAGTTGCAGCCCAAAGAAGCTGGAGCCCTCTTTCCCGAGGCGGCGACTTCGTTCCATTCAAAACATGCCTCAGGCGAGCCTCTCAGCTCAACAGGTTGCGAACAGAGTGATCAAGTACGCGCGCTCTGTAAAGAATACGTACGAGGAAGATTTGTGCTGCATCGACTGCGGCTTGTTTCCCACGCGTCCCGTGACCGGACTGTGTGGTCACACACGGTGCACTAA GTGCGCTAAAGAAAAGAACACTTGCCCGTGCGGCAGCAACATACGGGAGCCGCTATGCGTCAACATTGTGGTTCGGGACATTATCGAGAGCAAGATTGCAGTCACTTCCGTTATCAG GACTGCAAAAACAATAACGCCCAGCCGCCCGTCGCATCCCGTAACGTCTGCTGTCAATAAAACAC TAAATGGTCGCGGGTCGAGCTCCGGCCCCATTCGGACGAAGCGCAAGACCCGACCGTGCACCGTTGCGCCTTTCTCCGGTCCTTATCGGCAGCAAATTCCCATGTCTGCTCGG gCGCGGTTCGCTTACGCGCTGGAGTTGCTGCAGTCGGGCAAGCACCGAGACGCGGCCCCACAGCTGGCCCTGGCCGGCGCTTCGGCCCACTCAGAACTACGTGTAGCTCGCAAATTGCTCGCCCAG GTTATCATGATACTGAGCCCAAACCACAACCCGCGAGCTCTGACCCGTGAACTGAATCACCTGGTGCGCCACCTATCGTCCATGTCCTGGGTGAAGATAGCTGACATGGAGTGCGTTCTTTGCTGCGACACGTACACTCAGCCCGTAACCACGCCATGCGGACACATGTTCTGCCGCACCTGCCTCGAGAAGACACTGGATTACAAGAAACGCTGCCCACTGTGTCTCCGGGATCTTGGAGATTTAAAGCTTACTGAG GTGAATGATACAAAATTCGTAAAGGGAGCGCTGGCGTCGATCAACGCGCTTAACGAGCCGATGCCGATGGAGGAAGACGGGCTCGTACCGATATTCGTGTGCACCGTCGCCTATCCATC AGTTCCATGCCCCCTCTTCATATTTGACCCTCGCTATTGGCTGATGATTCGTCGTGTACTGGAGTCCGGCTCCCGCCGCTTCGGCATGGTCGCCTGCGACCGGGACAAGAAATACGCCGATTACGGCACC aTATTGGAAGTGCGTGACTGCGTGCACTTGGAAGATGGCAGATCTATTCTTTCTACCATTGGCCTGTCGCGTTTCAGAGTGATTGAACGAAGCGTTCGCGACGG GTGCGAAGTGGCTCGCATCCAGCCAATCAATGACACTCGACCAGAGGACAGCATGGCAATAGACGTGCTGAAGATGTACGAGACTCAGATCATGTTGAAAGCGATACTGTGGCTTAGTCACCTCAGTGGAAAAATTCTTACTGACATCGAAAACGCTTTCGGATGTCTCGATAGGATTCGCTTGGAGGACGACAACAATGAGTGGTGGGATACCGCTGACGGTCCCGCTTGGCTCTGGTGGCTAGTTGCCGTGCTGCCACTACGAACGGAGATTAAG gtACTGATCCTTTCTACGGAGAGCTTGGAGAAGCGTATGATGGCAGTGTCCCGCACTCTTGAGGCTGTGGAGAACGTCACTCTGACCACAACATTGCCCAGCCAATATCAAATACGAGTCGACGTGCCCAGCGTCATGTAA